In Symmachiella dynata, the following are encoded in one genomic region:
- a CDS encoding CCA tRNA nucleotidyltransferase codes for MNNSNTRREFALYVARELHEAGYQALWAGGCVRDALLKRAPTDYDVATDARPEEVRKVFGRHRTVPVGASFGVMLVTAPRSEDNVEVATFRKEGPYLDGRRPDSVQYCTPEEDARRRDFTINGMFYDPINDEVLDFVGGQEDLKLGIVRAIGDAHHRITEDKLRMLRAVRIAATLEFTIDPSTAAAIAEMATEIAVVSVERIAHELARMLVCPRRVRALESLRELGLLRMILPEIIPNLNEVDSVEHWGKTLRMLDEFEVMSFELAFAVLLREVPIQQCKEDDDSAARDAARAKVVEQICRRLKLSNQQTERTCWLVEHRHALRDAPQLPLHVLKRLLVQPGAKEMLMLNRIAAVATEADLTAVEFTERFYSETPAEELNPHELINGGDLIAAGLSPGPGFKEILDSIRDRQLDGEMTTREAALTFVDQIVSGKTIEENS; via the coding sequence ATGAACAACAGCAATACCCGCCGCGAGTTTGCCCTCTACGTTGCGCGGGAATTGCATGAAGCGGGTTACCAAGCTTTGTGGGCGGGTGGTTGTGTGCGGGATGCGTTATTAAAGCGCGCGCCCACGGATTATGACGTTGCTACTGACGCGCGTCCGGAGGAGGTCCGCAAAGTTTTTGGAAGGCATCGCACGGTCCCCGTGGGCGCTAGTTTCGGTGTGATGCTGGTGACGGCGCCGCGTAGCGAAGACAACGTCGAGGTCGCCACGTTTCGCAAAGAAGGCCCGTATCTCGATGGCCGTCGTCCCGATTCCGTTCAATACTGCACGCCCGAAGAGGACGCCCGCCGACGCGATTTCACCATCAATGGCATGTTCTACGATCCGATCAACGACGAGGTCCTGGATTTTGTTGGTGGGCAGGAGGATCTGAAGTTGGGCATCGTGCGAGCGATTGGCGACGCGCATCATCGCATCACCGAAGACAAATTACGGATGCTCCGCGCGGTGCGGATTGCAGCCACATTGGAATTCACAATCGATCCGTCGACTGCGGCGGCGATTGCGGAAATGGCTACGGAAATCGCAGTCGTCAGCGTCGAACGCATCGCGCACGAATTAGCGCGCATGCTGGTTTGCCCTCGGCGGGTACGGGCGTTGGAGTCGCTGCGCGAATTGGGGCTACTGCGGATGATTTTGCCGGAGATCATCCCGAATCTGAACGAAGTCGATTCCGTCGAGCATTGGGGTAAGACACTGCGGATGCTGGATGAGTTTGAAGTGATGTCGTTTGAGTTGGCCTTTGCTGTCTTGCTGCGGGAGGTCCCCATCCAGCAGTGTAAGGAAGACGATGATTCCGCGGCCCGTGACGCAGCGCGCGCGAAGGTGGTCGAGCAGATTTGCCGCCGTTTGAAACTATCGAACCAGCAAACCGAACGGACCTGTTGGTTGGTCGAGCATAGGCACGCACTTCGCGATGCGCCGCAACTTCCACTGCACGTGCTTAAACGGTTGTTGGTTCAACCGGGCGCGAAAGAAATGCTCATGCTGAACCGGATTGCCGCCGTCGCGACCGAGGCGGATTTGACTGCTGTCGAATTCACAGAACGGTTTTATTCTGAAACGCCCGCTGAGGAACTCAATCCTCACGAATTGATTAACGGCGGCGATTTGATTGCGGCCGGATTGTCGCCGGGGCCGGGATTCAAAGAGATTCTCGATTCAATCCGTGATCGCCAATTGGACGGCGAAATGACTACCCGTGAAGCGGCGCTTACCTTTGTGGATCAAATCGTGAGTGGCAAGACCATCGAAGAGAATTCGTAA
- a CDS encoding 6-phosphofructokinase, with amino-acid sequence MKVALLTGGGDCPGLNPVIRAVVRTIHNAGGKSIGMLEGWRGAIEGNFTDLRVQDTDEIIARGGTILGSSRTNPYKDPDDPELADRLIKTFDELDVDALIAIGGDDTLGVASRLYSERKFPVVGVPKTIDNDLSCTDFTFGFDTSINIVMESVDRLRTTAESHRRVMVIETMGRHAGWIACFAGIATAADFILVPEVEVDIDEMCNILKARRAEGKSYGLIIASEGAKLPQSGMVTQDAEVDDFGHVKLGGIGDNLAEVIEERTGIETRAVTLGHLQRGGPPSAYDRVLGTRLGINAARLVLNRQYGRMVALRGMGIVDAPLSEAVGTLRTLDLEFMREAGEFFKYDADPNHTP; translated from the coding sequence ATGAAAGTTGCATTATTGACCGGTGGCGGCGATTGTCCCGGTCTGAACCCAGTGATTCGCGCAGTGGTTCGCACGATTCACAATGCCGGCGGAAAATCGATCGGCATGCTTGAAGGCTGGCGCGGCGCGATTGAGGGGAATTTTACTGATCTCCGCGTTCAAGACACCGACGAAATCATCGCTCGTGGCGGTACGATTTTAGGATCTTCACGGACGAATCCTTATAAAGATCCGGATGACCCCGAACTGGCGGATCGTTTGATCAAGACGTTTGATGAACTCGATGTCGATGCACTCATCGCCATTGGGGGAGACGACACGTTGGGTGTGGCCAGCCGGCTGTATTCGGAACGCAAGTTTCCCGTGGTCGGTGTTCCCAAGACAATCGACAACGACTTGAGCTGCACCGACTTTACGTTTGGCTTTGATACGTCGATCAATATTGTGATGGAATCGGTGGATCGTTTGCGGACGACTGCCGAATCGCATCGTCGCGTGATGGTCATCGAAACCATGGGACGCCACGCCGGATGGATCGCCTGCTTCGCCGGAATTGCGACCGCTGCCGACTTTATTCTCGTGCCGGAAGTCGAAGTCGACATCGACGAGATGTGCAATATTCTCAAGGCGCGGCGAGCAGAGGGCAAGTCGTACGGCCTGATCATCGCCAGCGAAGGAGCCAAGCTGCCGCAAAGCGGAATGGTCACACAGGACGCCGAGGTGGATGACTTTGGTCATGTAAAACTTGGCGGGATTGGTGATAACTTGGCTGAAGTTATTGAAGAACGGACCGGAATCGAAACGCGGGCCGTCACGTTAGGGCACTTGCAACGCGGTGGTCCCCCCAGCGCCTACGACCGCGTGTTGGGAACCCGCTTGGGAATCAACGCCGCTCGGTTGGTGCTCAACCGTCAATACGGCCGCATGGTCGCCTTGCGGGGCATGGGCATTGTCGATGCCCCGTTGTCTGAAGCGGTGGGTACGCTTCGCACCTTGGACCTGGAGTTCATGCGCGAAGCGGGAGAATTCTTCAAATACGACGCCGACCCTAACCACACTCCGTAG
- the accC gene encoding acetyl-CoA carboxylase biotin carboxylase subunit, translating to MFQRILVANRGEIALRVLRACRDLEIESVAVFSEADRGAHYLKLADEAYCIGPAAATDSYLMINRIISVAELGNVQAIHPGYGFLAENAHFAEVCRSCNIEFIGPPHEAMAQLGDKVTARGIAEQAKVSVVPGSDGLVTSESEALEVANRIGYPVLIKATAGGGGKGMRVAMNDITLKSGLKAASAEAESAFSDGGVYLEKYIEHPRHVEVQILADTHGNVVHLWERDCSLQRRHQKVVEESPASSLPTAVRQDICKAAVRLVKAAGYQNAGTVEFIVDKDNQFYFIEVNARIQVEHPVTEMVTGIDLIQQQIRIASGEALPWKQKGIPCEGAAIEVRVNAEDPDHGFRGSPGKITKLRVPGGIGVRWDSHVHEGYTVGPYYDSLIGKLIVHRPTRDEAIATMKRALAEFEVEGIATTIPLARKIFDHNAFAESKVDTTFIERTW from the coding sequence ATGTTTCAACGAATTCTAGTCGCCAATCGGGGTGAAATCGCCTTGCGGGTCCTCCGCGCGTGTCGCGATTTGGAGATTGAGTCCGTCGCTGTCTTCAGCGAGGCGGACCGCGGTGCGCATTATCTGAAATTGGCCGATGAGGCGTATTGCATCGGCCCAGCCGCCGCGACCGACAGCTACCTGATGATCAACCGTATCATCAGCGTCGCGGAACTGGGCAATGTCCAAGCGATCCATCCTGGTTATGGATTTTTGGCAGAGAACGCACATTTCGCCGAGGTGTGCCGCAGTTGCAATATCGAATTTATCGGTCCCCCGCATGAAGCCATGGCGCAGTTGGGGGATAAAGTAACGGCCCGCGGAATTGCGGAGCAAGCCAAGGTCAGCGTGGTCCCCGGCAGCGACGGGCTGGTGACGAGTGAATCGGAGGCCTTAGAGGTCGCGAATCGCATTGGTTATCCGGTGCTGATCAAAGCCACCGCCGGTGGGGGCGGCAAAGGGATGCGGGTGGCGATGAACGACATCACGCTGAAGTCGGGCCTGAAGGCAGCTTCAGCAGAGGCCGAGAGCGCCTTTAGTGATGGCGGCGTGTACCTCGAAAAATACATTGAGCATCCGCGACACGTCGAAGTCCAGATCTTGGCTGACACTCACGGCAATGTGGTGCACCTATGGGAACGGGATTGCAGTTTGCAGCGACGGCACCAAAAAGTCGTCGAAGAAAGCCCCGCTTCGAGTTTGCCCACCGCAGTGCGACAAGACATCTGTAAGGCGGCTGTGCGGTTGGTCAAAGCGGCGGGGTACCAGAATGCGGGCACCGTTGAATTTATTGTCGACAAGGACAATCAGTTTTACTTCATCGAAGTGAACGCGCGGATTCAGGTGGAGCATCCGGTGACCGAGATGGTGACCGGCATCGACTTGATCCAACAGCAGATTCGCATTGCTTCGGGAGAAGCGTTGCCCTGGAAGCAAAAAGGGATTCCGTGCGAAGGAGCCGCGATTGAGGTCCGCGTGAATGCGGAGGATCCCGACCACGGTTTTCGCGGCTCGCCAGGGAAAATTACAAAATTGCGCGTTCCCGGCGGGATTGGCGTGCGTTGGGACTCGCATGTTCATGAAGGCTACACAGTTGGACCGTATTATGATTCCTTGATCGGAAAACTGATCGTGCACCGTCCCACACGCGACGAGGCGATTGCCACGATGAAGCGGGCGTTGGCGGAATTTGAAGTGGAAGGAATCGCCACCACAATTCCCCTGGCACGTAAGATTTTTGATCACAACGCCTTCGCCGAGAGTAAAGTCGACACCACATTTATTGAACGAACATGGTAA
- the accB gene encoding acetyl-CoA carboxylase biotin carboxyl carrier protein, whose protein sequence is MTDENQSTQGPVDLARLTELIELMEAHGLTEVDVQNGEQRWKLRRGPQDVMQMVPNAAAYAAAPHPAPAGAPAEAAAVDDGTIEITSPTVGTFFTSPTPDDPPFVKIGSKVSGDTIVCIVEAMKVFNQIPAEVSGTITEVLVKNGDPVEFGQPLFRVRPG, encoded by the coding sequence ATGACTGACGAAAATCAGTCGACGCAAGGCCCGGTCGATTTGGCCCGCTTGACAGAACTGATCGAATTGATGGAAGCGCACGGCCTGACTGAAGTCGATGTGCAAAACGGCGAGCAGCGCTGGAAGTTGCGGCGCGGACCACAAGACGTCATGCAAATGGTTCCCAATGCTGCGGCCTATGCGGCAGCGCCACACCCGGCTCCGGCCGGTGCGCCTGCGGAAGCTGCTGCGGTGGATGACGGCACAATTGAGATCACCAGCCCGACAGTGGGAACGTTTTTCACATCGCCGACGCCGGATGATCCTCCGTTTGTGAAGATTGGTTCGAAGGTTTCCGGCGACACAATTGTATGCATTGTCGAAGCGATGAAAGTCTTCAACCAGATTCCCGCGGAAGTTTCCGGAACCATTACTGAAGTGCTAGTCAAAAATGGTGATCCGGTGGAATTCGGTCAGCCGTTGTTTCGTGTGCGGCCCGGTTGA
- a CDS encoding M24 family metallopeptidase, translating into MATDRFVKRRNGVLRKLKAVGADALLVTNFTNVTYLTGFSGDDSFLLVSRTATVLISDGRYETQIADECPGLDVHIRPQKIGIVAAAAKIAARAKIANLGFESNSTTVDESEGLRTALKSAELVPVSGLVEELRLCKDASEVAALREAVTQAEKGFEVLKATLRGEQTELQVAHDLEHSMRSFGATGSSFAPIVAVGAHAALPHATPRRVLISDADFVLVDWGADGPTGYKSDLTRVLVTGKISAKLEKIYRVVLNAQLAGIRNVRPGARCCDVDAAARKVIEDAGFGKKFNHGLGHGLGLDIHEGPRLNSMTEMELKPGMVVTVEPGIYLPGWGGVRIEDDVLVTKDGHDVLTSSPKKFDEIVLS; encoded by the coding sequence ATGGCTACAGACCGTTTCGTCAAGCGTCGTAACGGCGTGCTGCGCAAGTTGAAGGCAGTCGGTGCTGATGCGCTGTTGGTGACGAACTTTACGAACGTGACCTACTTGACCGGTTTTAGCGGGGACGACAGTTTCCTGTTGGTGAGCCGAACCGCCACGGTCTTGATCAGCGACGGGCGGTATGAGACACAGATTGCGGACGAGTGTCCCGGATTGGACGTCCATATTCGTCCACAAAAGATCGGGATCGTTGCGGCTGCGGCCAAAATTGCCGCGCGGGCAAAAATCGCGAACCTGGGCTTCGAAAGCAACTCGACGACGGTCGATGAGTCTGAGGGGCTGCGCACAGCGCTTAAGAGTGCGGAACTCGTTCCTGTGTCAGGGCTTGTGGAAGAATTGCGGCTCTGTAAGGATGCCTCGGAAGTTGCGGCGCTGCGCGAGGCGGTGACGCAGGCGGAGAAAGGGTTTGAGGTTCTCAAAGCGACCCTCCGCGGTGAGCAGACGGAACTTCAGGTGGCGCACGATCTGGAACATTCGATGCGGAGTTTTGGGGCGACCGGTTCGAGCTTTGCTCCGATTGTGGCGGTGGGAGCCCATGCGGCGCTGCCGCACGCAACTCCAAGGCGGGTCTTGATTTCCGACGCGGACTTTGTGCTTGTCGACTGGGGAGCTGATGGGCCAACGGGGTACAAAAGCGACTTGACGCGAGTTTTGGTGACCGGTAAAATTTCGGCGAAACTAGAGAAAATATATAGAGTTGTGTTAAATGCTCAACTCGCGGGGATTCGAAATGTCCGTCCTGGAGCGCGGTGCTGCGATGTAGATGCGGCCGCTCGAAAAGTGATCGAGGATGCCGGTTTCGGGAAGAAATTCAATCATGGTCTAGGCCACGGTCTGGGCTTGGATATCCACGAAGGCCCGCGGTTGAATTCCATGACGGAAATGGAATTGAAGCCGGGCATGGTGGTGACGGTTGAGCCAGGAATTTACCTTCCCGGTTGGGGAGGCGTGCGAATCGAAGATGATGTGTTGGTGACAAAGGATGGGCACGACGTGTTGACCTCCTCACCCAAGAAATTCGACGAAATTGTCTTGAGCTGA
- a CDS encoding PEP-CTERM sorting domain-containing protein, producing MKQILLTGLVSLGLVSYSDAGLITTYSNRANFDAAVSPLPTTLEDFTDTYHFPISTGVLNSATNLPGINLFPGDIQAGVTYSTPIGYNFFFNIDSGGAYVGGFLDAFFGGDPNRELTITFDSPVSAFGFDTNHRMGTDFDIAIEFTSGPNFIQNFGVTNSTSMEFFGFQSSAADISQVTLSGNGDSVFAFVLDNFTFTNDSAAVVPEPSTFALLGIGGLALVGYGWRRKRQQAA from the coding sequence ATGAAACAGATTCTTCTTACCGGTTTAGTCAGTCTTGGTTTGGTTTCCTATTCCGATGCAGGTTTAATTACGACCTACTCAAACCGAGCAAACTTTGATGCAGCGGTCAGTCCCCTCCCCACAACATTGGAAGATTTCACCGATACCTACCATTTTCCAATCAGTACAGGTGTTTTAAATTCGGCCACCAATCTTCCGGGTATCAACTTATTCCCTGGAGACATCCAGGCGGGGGTCACTTATTCGACTCCGATTGGTTACAATTTTTTCTTTAACATCGATAGCGGAGGAGCATACGTAGGGGGATTTCTCGATGCATTCTTCGGAGGTGATCCAAACCGAGAACTCACGATTACGTTTGACAGTCCAGTTTCAGCTTTTGGGTTTGATACAAACCATAGGATGGGAACTGACTTCGACATTGCGATTGAGTTCACATCTGGTCCCAATTTCATCCAGAACTTTGGAGTCACCAACTCAACTAGCATGGAATTTTTTGGATTTCAGAGCAGTGCGGCCGACATCAGTCAGGTGACGTTATCGGGAAATGGGGATTCCGTTTTTGCTTTTGTACTAGATAACTTCACATTCACGAACGATTCAGCTGCCGTTGTCCCCGAACCCAGCACATTCGCCCTCCTCGGCATCGGCGGCCTCGCCCTGGTCGGCTACGGCTGGCGACGTAAACGGCAACAAGCTGCGTGA